In one Brassica oleracea var. oleracea cultivar TO1000 chromosome C9, BOL, whole genome shotgun sequence genomic region, the following are encoded:
- the LOC106316735 gene encoding transcription factor bHLH96-like, with the protein MALEGAISQCSYNGKEAYSNIYTDNEPPFSDLQAALCFLDNQTDNYDCTFLQEGYYGNTTTFLHQPPNEIVINEEKPAANCDISFHGDMGKNQVTRRTRAKKNKEEISNQRMTHIAVERNRRRQMNEYLSVLRSLMPESYVQRCDQASTVGGAINFIRELEHRLHLQNLSCETNETSLSGSCMSSATPFSDTFKLPQFSMGSSSVSDNMVLGVNALADIEVSLVESHATLKIRSRRRPKVLLNMVSGLQNLGFIILHLNVSTVSDFVLYCFSTKMEDCCKLSSVADIATAVYEMLKMHHDS; encoded by the exons ATGGCTCTCGAGGGTGCGATTTCCCAATGCAGCTATAATGGGAAAGAAGCATATTCCAACATTTACACAGATAATGAACCACCGTTTTCTGATCTCCAAGCCGCTCTTTGTTTCCTCGACAATCAAACCGATAACTACGACTGTACTTTTCTCCAAGAAGGCTACTATGGGAATACGACTACATTCCTTCATCAACCACCTAATGAAATTGTAATTAATGAAGAGAAACCTGCGGCGAACTGCGATATCAGTTTCCACGGAGATATGGGGAAGAATCAGGTAACGCGCAGAACAAGGGCGAAGAAAAACAAAGAAGAAATTAGTAATCAACGTATGACTCACATTGCAGTGGAGCGCAACAGGAGAAGACAGATGAATGAGTATCTCTCTGTTCTCCGCTCTCTCATGCCTGAGTCATATGTTCAAAGG TGTGACCAAGCATCAACAGTAGGAGGCGCAATAAACTTCATCAGAGAACTCGAACACCGTCTTCACCTTCAAAACCTCAGTTGCGAGACAAATGAAACCTCTCTATCAGGAAGCTGTATGTCATCGGCGACACCTTTCTCCGACACCTTCAAGCTTCCCCAGTTCTCAATGGGTTCATCTTCTGTCAGCGATAACATGGTTCTCGGGGTTAACGCATTGGCTGATATCGAAGTAAGCCTCGTCGAGAGCCACGCAACTCTTAAGATAAGGTCAAGAAGAAGACCAAAGGTTCTTCTCAACATGGTCTCTGGCTTACAGAACTTAGGGTTTATCATTTTACACCTGAATGTCTCCACCGTTTCTGACTTTGTCCTCTACTGTTTCTCCACTAAG ATGGAAGATTGTTGTAAGCTTTCCTCCGTCGCTGATATAGCTACTGCAGTGTATGAAATGCTCAAGATGCATCACGATTCATGA